One Polyangiaceae bacterium DNA window includes the following coding sequences:
- a CDS encoding SUMF1/EgtB/PvdO family nonheme iron enzyme: MNDFVSKHAIHVEPPIVDPPKTDVTIVDESEPTTLEAQRARLFDRMRADLGLSNEQLQRVQAIFSASPHLGQGNPALSKHPISRAECHRIRREASITRTNSPACNATGMVAIFDPSSGQTDDDAHLCMDELEFPNIPCEYPVVHVRASEAAALCSAIGKRICDAHEWEGACAGAFRSADVEYQWGRPRAEVQTYHNHVRDVVWSYGPKKNHAACGLQSFRSPDCPGGGYEKCGSNTYPTGAFPQCRSALGVFDMHGNVAEHMNLPTIPSELGKNGGSGFTEMKGSWFAFGTQYPHSDDCRWRAPAWHETRLSSESSHYNYHLGFRCCKDI; the protein is encoded by the coding sequence GTGAACGACTTCGTTTCGAAGCATGCGATCCATGTGGAGCCACCGATCGTCGATCCCCCGAAGACCGACGTCACGATCGTCGACGAGTCCGAGCCCACGACGCTCGAAGCTCAACGCGCTCGACTCTTCGATCGCATGCGCGCCGATCTTGGTTTGTCGAACGAGCAGCTCCAGAGGGTGCAAGCGATCTTCAGCGCATCCCCTCATCTTGGTCAGGGCAACCCGGCGCTGTCGAAGCATCCGATCTCGCGAGCCGAATGTCATCGAATTCGGCGCGAGGCTTCCATCACCCGGACAAACTCGCCGGCGTGCAATGCTACTGGCATGGTGGCCATCTTCGATCCATCGTCAGGACAAACCGATGACGATGCGCATCTATGCATGGACGAGCTCGAGTTTCCCAACATTCCTTGCGAGTATCCCGTGGTGCACGTGCGAGCGAGCGAAGCGGCGGCGCTTTGTTCCGCCATTGGCAAACGAATTTGCGACGCGCACGAATGGGAAGGCGCTTGCGCGGGGGCATTCAGATCGGCCGATGTCGAATATCAATGGGGGCGTCCGCGAGCCGAAGTGCAGACGTATCACAACCATGTGCGGGATGTGGTTTGGAGTTACGGACCCAAGAAAAACCACGCCGCGTGCGGACTGCAGAGCTTTCGTTCGCCGGATTGTCCAGGTGGTGGTTATGAAAAATGTGGCTCGAACACATACCCCACGGGCGCATTCCCTCAATGTCGCAGCGCATTGGGTGTTTTCGACATGCACGGCAACGTCGCCGAACACATGAATTTGCCCACCATTCCGAGCGAGCTAGGGAAAAATGGCGGAAGTGGCTTTACCGAAATGAAGGGGAGCTGGTTTGCATTCGGAACGCAATACCCTCACTCGGACGATTGTCGATGGCGAGCGCCTGCTTGGCACGAAACTCGGTTGTCGAGCGAATCGAGCCACTATAATTATCATTTGGGCTTTCGCTGCTGTAAGGACATCTAG
- a CDS encoding fumarylacetoacetate hydrolase family protein produces the protein MTTFARIISTSGQPAYARLDDDTLTVLSGAPWTNPRDTDEKIARSTARLLAPVTPSKIVCVGRNYRAHAAELGNDAPAEPLLFFKPPSSIIGPDDTIELPTASTRVDHEAELGVVIGSRCRHVSVDRALEHVFGYTCINDVTARDLQKKDGQWARAKGFDTFCPAGPVLVTNIDPDVLGVRCRVGETLRQDGHTRDMIFSVRHLVAYISDIMTLEPGDLIATGTPHGVGPLAHDDVVQVEVDGIGLLRNCVRQQQK, from the coding sequence ATGACCACGTTCGCACGCATCATCTCCACGAGCGGACAACCTGCCTACGCTCGACTCGACGACGACACGCTCACCGTGCTCAGCGGAGCTCCGTGGACAAACCCCCGCGATACCGACGAAAAGATCGCACGTTCCACAGCGCGCCTCCTCGCCCCCGTCACGCCTTCGAAAATCGTTTGTGTTGGTAGGAATTACCGCGCACATGCCGCTGAGCTCGGCAACGACGCGCCCGCCGAGCCCCTGCTCTTCTTCAAGCCCCCCTCGTCCATCATCGGACCGGACGACACCATCGAGCTCCCTACCGCAAGCACACGCGTCGACCACGAAGCCGAGCTCGGCGTCGTGATCGGATCACGTTGTCGTCACGTCTCAGTCGATCGAGCACTCGAACACGTCTTCGGTTACACGTGCATCAACGACGTCACCGCGCGTGATCTTCAGAAGAAGGATGGCCAGTGGGCTCGAGCCAAAGGATTCGACACGTTCTGCCCCGCAGGCCCGGTGCTCGTAACGAACATCGACCCTGATGTGCTCGGCGTACGTTGTCGCGTCGGCGAAACGCTTCGCCAAGATGGCCACACGCGCGACATGATCTTCTCCGTGCGACACCTCGTCGCCTACATCAGCGACATCATGACGCTCGAGCCCGGTGACCTCATCGCCACCGGAACTCCGCACGGCGTTGGACCTCTGGCGCACGACGACGTGGTGCAGGTCGAGGTTGATGGCATCGGGCTCCTTCGAAATTGCGTTCGGCAACAACAGAAGTGA
- a CDS encoding trypsin-like peptidase domain-containing protein, producing MNSKLKSLAILLLVIGTFVAGFFYGRSRQVPLTVPQDKPAQPQPQPQQQLVLPPIPQELTATEQRDIDVFRRASSSVVFITSIALQRDFFSFDVQQIPQGTGSGFVWDDQGHIVTNFHVIAQGRIFNVALADQSEWEATVIGQAPEKDLAVLKIEAPKERLVPLPVGKSAELLVGQRVLAVGNPFGLDHSLTVGVVSALGRQLSSPTGRTIRDVIQTDAAINPGNSGGPLLDSSGRLIGVNTAIYSPSGTSAGIGFAIPVDTVARLVPQLITNGRASVAGIGIQVHPALDRAARQAGIEGVVVYSVVEGSPAAKAGLEGVRAVRGRRVAPGDIIVAANGKRVRTYEALLDVFDHVGPGNDVTLNVVRDGKEREVRVAVIAM from the coding sequence ATGAACTCGAAACTCAAGTCGCTCGCGATCCTGCTTCTCGTCATCGGCACCTTCGTCGCCGGCTTCTTCTACGGTCGCTCTCGCCAAGTCCCCCTCACCGTCCCGCAGGACAAACCCGCACAGCCTCAGCCTCAGCCTCAACAGCAACTCGTCCTTCCACCCATCCCTCAAGAGCTCACAGCAACCGAACAACGCGACATCGATGTCTTCCGTCGCGCTTCGTCGTCCGTCGTGTTCATCACGAGCATCGCACTGCAACGCGACTTCTTCTCGTTCGACGTTCAACAGATCCCCCAAGGCACCGGCAGCGGGTTCGTCTGGGACGACCAAGGTCACATCGTCACGAATTTCCACGTGATCGCTCAAGGCCGCATCTTCAACGTGGCGCTCGCCGATCAGTCGGAATGGGAAGCCACCGTCATCGGCCAAGCTCCCGAAAAAGACCTCGCCGTTCTCAAAATCGAAGCGCCCAAAGAACGACTCGTCCCACTGCCCGTCGGCAAGTCAGCCGAGCTCCTCGTGGGCCAGCGTGTCCTCGCCGTCGGCAATCCATTCGGTCTCGATCACTCGCTCACCGTCGGCGTCGTGAGCGCACTCGGACGACAACTCTCATCCCCCACGGGACGCACGATCCGCGACGTGATCCAAACCGACGCTGCCATCAACCCTGGCAACTCGGGCGGTCCACTGCTCGACTCGAGCGGCCGGCTCATCGGCGTCAACACCGCCATCTACAGTCCATCCGGAACATCCGCCGGCATCGGTTTCGCCATCCCCGTCGACACCGTCGCCAGGCTCGTTCCGCAACTCATCACGAACGGTCGAGCATCCGTCGCCGGCATCGGCATCCAAGTTCATCCCGCTCTCGATCGTGCAGCTCGACAGGCCGGCATCGAAGGCGTCGTCGTCTACAGCGTCGTCGAAGGATCACCTGCTGCCAAAGCAGGACTCGAAGGCGTCCGCGCCGTACGCGGAAGGCGCGTCGCTCCGGGTGACATCATCGTCGCAGCCAACGGCAAGCGCGTGCGTACCTACGAAGCTCTCCTCGACGTGTTCGATCACGTCGGCCCTGGCAACGACGTCACCCTCAACGTCGTGCGCGATGGCAAGGAACGCGAAGTGCGCGTCGCCGTCATCGCCATGTGA
- a CDS encoding DUF885 domain-containing protein produces MFALSDALLRDIAALRPSSATFWGIAGHDHAWDDFGPQGASAAISTLTHHRQHIDAAPCANERDKLAVLFARDFIDVELERLREGDHLVDLNHIASPVQNIRMVFDVMNTSTREGWQNITERLATIDRALGSYREALEEGRRNGNTAARRQVDAAIEQARVHAGESSSFRALASSFASSPVFDASLAARLDKAIAHAQRTYADLADYLEQTYRPSAAVNEGFGEERYARKARAFLGMTIDLRDTFAWGWHEIRQISERMQKVAAQIKPGASLDEVIALLESDPSRCAHGPDELVRFVAERQARAVEELDGIHFDIPHPVRSVETKLAPPGGPLGAYYLPPSDDFSRPGTIWYSPGNDALIPLYTEVSTAYHEGFPGHHLQLGTQVSLRDDLSRLHRVIISDFQTGYAEGWALYAERLMDELGYLERPEYVLGMLACQMIRACRVVLDIGAHLGLRAPVDAPFRPGELIDFDYGVDMLTRVGRMKPSHAASEMTRYLGWPGQAIAYKVGERIMLGLRDEVRARQGSSFDMKRFHASLLSTGAIGLGALRKVLLA; encoded by the coding sequence ATGTTCGCCCTCTCCGACGCGCTCCTGCGCGATATCGCTGCCTTGCGCCCCTCGTCCGCCACCTTCTGGGGCATCGCTGGACATGACCACGCCTGGGACGACTTCGGCCCACAAGGCGCCTCCGCCGCCATCTCGACGCTCACTCACCACAGGCAACACATCGATGCCGCCCCTTGCGCCAATGAACGCGACAAGCTTGCGGTCCTCTTCGCGCGCGACTTCATCGACGTCGAGCTCGAGCGGCTTCGCGAAGGCGACCATCTCGTCGACCTGAACCACATCGCATCGCCCGTTCAGAACATCCGCATGGTCTTCGACGTGATGAACACGTCCACCCGCGAGGGTTGGCAGAACATCACCGAACGCCTTGCGACGATCGATCGCGCGCTCGGTTCCTATCGCGAGGCGCTCGAAGAAGGACGCCGCAACGGAAATACGGCTGCACGCAGGCAGGTCGACGCCGCCATCGAGCAAGCACGCGTTCACGCGGGGGAGTCGTCATCGTTTCGCGCGCTTGCTTCGTCGTTTGCGTCGAGTCCCGTCTTCGATGCGAGCCTCGCCGCGCGCCTCGACAAGGCCATCGCGCATGCTCAGCGCACGTATGCCGACCTAGCGGACTACCTCGAGCAAACGTACCGCCCGAGTGCCGCAGTAAACGAAGGGTTTGGCGAGGAACGTTATGCGCGCAAAGCCCGTGCGTTTCTCGGCATGACGATCGACCTGCGCGACACGTTCGCCTGGGGTTGGCACGAGATCCGCCAGATCTCGGAGCGCATGCAGAAAGTTGCGGCTCAAATCAAACCAGGTGCATCGCTCGACGAAGTCATCGCTCTGCTCGAAAGCGATCCATCACGTTGCGCGCATGGCCCGGACGAACTCGTTCGATTCGTCGCCGAGCGGCAAGCACGAGCCGTCGAAGAGCTCGATGGAATCCACTTCGACATCCCGCATCCCGTGCGTTCCGTGGAAACCAAACTCGCGCCTCCAGGTGGTCCGCTTGGTGCCTACTACTTGCCTCCCTCGGACGACTTCTCGAGGCCCGGCACGATCTGGTACTCGCCGGGCAACGACGCACTCATCCCGCTCTACACCGAAGTGAGCACGGCGTATCACGAGGGGTTTCCGGGGCATCACCTGCAACTCGGCACGCAGGTATCTCTGCGCGACGACTTGAGTCGCTTGCATCGCGTCATCATCAGCGACTTCCAGACCGGTTACGCCGAAGGCTGGGCGCTCTATGCCGAGCGTCTCATGGACGAGCTCGGATATCTCGAGCGGCCCGAGTACGTGCTTGGAATGCTTGCATGTCAAATGATCCGCGCCTGCCGAGTCGTGCTCGACATCGGCGCACACCTCGGCTTGCGTGCGCCGGTGGATGCTCCGTTTCGCCCTGGGGAGCTCATCGATTTCGACTACGGCGTCGACATGCTCACGCGCGTCGGGCGCATGAAGCCCTCGCATGCTGCTTCCGAGATGACGCGTTATCTCGGTTGGCCTGGTCAGGCCATCGCGTACAAAGTCGGCGAGCGCATCATGCTTGGCCTGCGTGACGAAGTGCGCGCGCGGCAGGGCAGTTCCTTCGACATGAAACGATTCCACGCATCGCTACTTTCCACCGGTGCGATCGGTCTCGGCGCACTTCGCAAAGTGCTGCTTGCGTGA
- a CDS encoding 2-oxo acid dehydrogenase subunit E2, with amino-acid sequence MNPTRRKLAIATWSSPHEGNIYGKLTLDVSQALPYVEHLRNKDGEKVTIAHIVGKAVAKALEAAPGLNGRIVFGKFVPHESVDVTFLVALENGKDLAKTKVTNANERSISDIARELGKGAGRLREGKDEGFEKSKGILRALPTWLLRPLLWTTGYLTSALGIPAMGLEAFPFGSAVITNVGSFGLEEAYAPPTPFARVPVLILVGAVKDQPAAVDGQVVVRPQVTITATIDHRFIDGAELAILAKIVRQGIEQPWTLEGLSKPPWESDKSSS; translated from the coding sequence ATGAACCCCACTCGTCGAAAACTCGCCATTGCAACTTGGTCGTCGCCGCACGAAGGCAACATTTACGGCAAATTGACGCTGGACGTGAGCCAAGCGCTGCCGTACGTGGAACACCTGCGCAACAAAGACGGTGAAAAAGTCACGATTGCGCATATCGTGGGCAAAGCCGTCGCCAAAGCGCTCGAAGCAGCCCCCGGATTGAATGGTCGCATCGTATTCGGCAAGTTCGTCCCGCACGAATCGGTGGACGTTACGTTCCTGGTGGCGCTCGAAAATGGCAAAGATCTGGCCAAGACAAAAGTTACGAATGCAAACGAGCGGTCCATTTCCGACATCGCGCGCGAGCTTGGAAAAGGTGCAGGCCGCCTGCGTGAAGGCAAAGACGAAGGTTTTGAGAAAAGCAAAGGCATTCTCCGAGCGTTACCGACGTGGCTTCTGAGGCCGCTTCTTTGGACGACGGGGTATCTCACGAGCGCGCTGGGCATTCCAGCGATGGGTCTGGAAGCATTTCCATTTGGCTCGGCGGTCATTACGAACGTGGGTTCGTTCGGTTTGGAGGAAGCGTACGCCCCGCCGACTCCATTTGCGCGTGTGCCCGTCCTGATTCTCGTGGGCGCCGTGAAAGACCAGCCAGCCGCCGTGGATGGCCAAGTGGTCGTTCGTCCTCAAGTAACGATTACGGCGACGATCGACCACCGCTTCATCGACGGAGCGGAGCTCGCCATTCTCGCCAAGATCGTTCGCCAGGGCATCGAACAGCCTTGGACGCTCGAAGGTTTGTCCAAACCACCTTGGGAAAGCGACAAGTCGTCGAGCTAA
- a CDS encoding cyclic nucleotide-binding domain-containing protein, giving the protein MTIRPADLHAIPLFEGITETHLSELLEAMERVTLAPGSVLFEAGTEPHHFALLVRGEIALEQEGNVRFRLAPIAPIGELGALTGLYRNTRAVATTEAEILRIGVGALMRFFEAHGDVAFPFYNNLLKIVAAKMHRDATRLEEMRTNIIRTQKAMKELRDHVLEAEETPISKTVCDTIEPLIERNRRGHYMVTPAYALSTSVRLDDGRLLPVSAMSEGFIKIVNLPDAAANREVSFVLVAPSDEIPMSGKIVQVADDGVLVELDLLIDEYAKKLQEHLTRVQMLDFVV; this is encoded by the coding sequence ATGACGATCCGCCCTGCAGACTTGCACGCAATCCCTCTTTTCGAGGGGATCACCGAGACGCACTTGTCCGAGCTTCTCGAAGCGATGGAGCGCGTCACACTTGCTCCGGGCAGCGTGCTGTTCGAGGCAGGCACCGAACCGCACCACTTCGCCTTGCTCGTGCGTGGCGAGATCGCGCTCGAACAAGAGGGAAACGTGCGGTTTCGACTGGCCCCCATCGCACCGATCGGGGAGCTTGGCGCATTGACTGGACTTTATCGCAACACGCGCGCCGTCGCGACGACGGAAGCCGAGATTTTGCGCATCGGAGTCGGTGCGTTGATGCGTTTTTTCGAAGCGCACGGCGACGTCGCGTTCCCGTTTTACAACAACCTGCTCAAGATCGTCGCCGCGAAGATGCATCGCGACGCAACGCGGCTCGAAGAGATGCGCACGAACATCATTCGAACGCAAAAGGCAATGAAGGAACTGCGCGACCACGTCCTCGAAGCGGAAGAGACGCCCATCAGCAAGACGGTGTGCGATACGATCGAACCGCTCATCGAAAGGAATCGCCGAGGCCATTACATGGTTACGCCGGCGTATGCTTTGTCGACGTCGGTGCGCCTCGACGACGGACGGCTCCTTCCCGTTTCGGCGATGTCGGAGGGATTCATCAAAATCGTGAATTTGCCCGATGCGGCTGCGAACCGCGAAGTGAGCTTCGTGCTGGTCGCGCCGAGTGATGAAATTCCAATGAGCGGCAAAATCGTGCAAGTGGCCGATGACGGAGTGCTCGTCGAGCTGGATCTCTTGATAGACGAATATGCCAAGAAATTGCAGGAGCACCTGACGCGCGTCCAAATGCTGGATTTCGTCGTTTGA
- a CDS encoding crotonase/enoyl-CoA hydratase family protein, which translates to MSDFVALDISDSIATVTLLRTTMPPAFFADVEAVFRRIATEREVRAVVVQSTAKAFSFGLDLRAAMNELGPLLGGSLAAGRMELLGIIRRLQGSFDVISACPVPVVVAIHGPCIGGGLDLATACDIRLASRDATFSLRETRIGIVADLGSLQRLPRICGQGVVRELAFTGKDISAARAEAIGLVNELFDDVTSLHAGARKLALEIASNPPLTVRGVKAVLDYGEGKTVADGLAYVAAWNAAFLASEDLTEAMMAFVEKRPPRFSGK; encoded by the coding sequence ATGAGTGACTTCGTCGCGCTGGATATTTCGGACTCGATCGCCACGGTGACCTTGCTTCGAACCACCATGCCTCCCGCGTTCTTCGCGGATGTCGAAGCAGTGTTCCGACGCATTGCGACCGAACGCGAAGTGCGTGCCGTCGTCGTGCAGTCGACTGCAAAGGCGTTTTCCTTTGGCCTCGATTTGCGCGCGGCGATGAACGAGCTTGGCCCACTTCTCGGTGGAAGTTTGGCTGCGGGACGCATGGAGCTGCTCGGAATCATTCGACGACTTCAAGGCAGTTTCGACGTGATTTCCGCGTGCCCCGTACCCGTCGTCGTGGCGATCCACGGACCGTGCATCGGTGGAGGACTCGATCTGGCAACAGCGTGCGACATCCGCTTGGCGTCGCGAGATGCAACGTTTTCGTTGCGAGAGACGCGCATCGGGATCGTTGCGGATCTGGGAAGTTTGCAGCGACTTCCGCGCATTTGTGGACAAGGCGTGGTGCGCGAGCTGGCGTTTACCGGCAAGGACATCTCGGCAGCGCGAGCCGAGGCGATCGGTTTGGTGAACGAATTGTTTGACGACGTAACATCGCTGCATGCGGGCGCGCGGAAGCTGGCGCTCGAGATTGCGAGCAACCCGCCGCTGACGGTGCGGGGCGTCAAGGCCGTGCTCGATTACGGCGAGGGAAAAACGGTTGCGGATGGCCTGGCCTACGTGGCGGCATGGAACGCAGCGTTTTTGGCTTCCGAAGATCTGACCGAAGCGATGATGGCATTCGTCGAGAAGAGGCCGCCGCGATTTTCGGGCAAGTGA
- a CDS encoding serine/threonine protein kinase, producing the protein MAQDVFGIAGTTQGPFSIEEAVAEGGFGVVYRALHGAFRAPVALKCLKIPNIPEAQRADFLERFREEAEMLFRLSANIPEVVRPLHYDVLTLSSGLIVPFIALEWLEGRTLWAYIEDRAASGQKPVDCLEAARILTPVARALEVAHRFPGPSGSICVVHRDIKPANIFLTKVRGIEVIKILDFGIARARDTVSVMAGQQTQSTESIPLAFTPRYGAPEQWAPKRFGTTGPWTDVWGLAITYLELLAGRAVIDGDPVAIMGTVLDEKRRPTPRAEGIRVPDVIEAVMQRALALDPRDRPADAGMFWDEMEQALASVTRSYAPGRRTPPVRPPSGGYAAVTPPGAIPEPEVLLEQLRINEQLRSASEYETFGTRTCRARAERGCRAPITT; encoded by the coding sequence ATGGCCCAAGATGTCTTCGGCATCGCCGGCACCACGCAGGGTCCCTTCAGCATCGAAGAAGCTGTCGCCGAAGGCGGATTTGGTGTGGTGTATCGAGCGCTCCATGGTGCGTTTCGCGCGCCCGTGGCGCTCAAATGCCTAAAAATTCCCAACATTCCCGAAGCTCAACGGGCCGATTTTCTCGAACGCTTTCGCGAAGAAGCAGAGATGCTCTTCCGTTTGTCCGCCAATATCCCCGAAGTCGTCCGACCTTTGCACTACGATGTTCTCACTCTCAGCAGTGGTCTCATCGTTCCGTTCATTGCGCTCGAGTGGCTCGAAGGACGCACGCTCTGGGCCTACATCGAAGACCGCGCTGCAAGCGGTCAGAAGCCCGTCGATTGCCTCGAAGCCGCGCGGATTCTCACGCCCGTCGCTCGCGCGCTCGAAGTCGCGCACCGATTTCCTGGCCCCTCGGGATCGATCTGCGTCGTCCACCGCGACATCAAACCTGCCAACATTTTTCTCACCAAAGTTCGCGGCATCGAAGTCATCAAAATTCTCGACTTCGGCATCGCTCGAGCCCGCGACACCGTTTCCGTGATGGCGGGGCAGCAGACGCAGTCGACCGAATCGATTCCGCTCGCATTCACGCCTCGCTACGGCGCGCCCGAACAATGGGCGCCGAAGCGTTTTGGTACCACCGGCCCTTGGACCGACGTTTGGGGTTTGGCCATCACGTACCTCGAACTGCTCGCAGGACGAGCCGTCATCGACGGCGATCCCGTCGCGATCATGGGTACCGTGCTCGACGAAAAAAGGCGACCTACGCCGCGTGCAGAGGGCATTCGAGTTCCCGACGTGATCGAAGCCGTCATGCAACGAGCCCTTGCGCTCGATCCCCGCGACAGACCCGCCGACGCAGGCATGTTTTGGGATGAAATGGAGCAAGCGCTGGCGAGCGTGACGCGTTCGTATGCTCCCGGTCGTCGTACGCCCCCCGTGCGTCCGCCGAGCGGCGGATATGCCGCCGTCACTCCGCCCGGCGCCATACCCGAGCCCGAGGTTTTACTCGAACAACTCCGCATCAACGAGCAGCTCCGTTCCGCTTCGGAATACGAAACCTTCGGTACACGAACCTGCAGAGCTCGAGCTGAGCGTGGATGTCGTGCCCCCATCACGACGTAG